From Rhodovibrio salinarum DSM 9154:
CGGTTACAAAGGCTCGACCGCGTCCTTCCAGACCATGGTCACGCAGGCCGCCACGAAGACCACCTACACACCCGGCGGCGTGGGCTCCCGCCCGCTGCAGGGGGTCGATCTTCAGGGCCTGCTGCAGGGCACCTCGAACGCGACCGACCTCGCCATCTCTGGCAACGGCATGTTCGTCGTCAACGAGTCCGCCAACCCGAACGTTGGGGACGACATGATGTTCACCCGCGCCGGCGAATTCCGCCCGGACGAGAACGGCGATCTGCGCAACGCGGCCGGCTTCTACCTGCAAGGCTGGCCGATCGACGACGACGGCAATCTGCCGGCCGGCCAACAGGCGATCGGCAGTGTCCAGACCGTCAACGTCTCCAATCTGAACGGCCTGCCACGGCCGACCACAGAGATGTCGATTGGTGCGAACTTACCTTCGAGTCAAGATCCGACCGATCCAGCGCCGCACCATACAAGTACTGCTACGATCTTCGACTCTCTTGGCGCATCGCACGACATAACTTTTGATTTTACAAAGACCGCAGCAAACGACTGGACGGTCCGCGCGAGCAGTCCTGATATTGACTTCGGTGGCGGACTGGGGGCGACCGTGAACGTTACCAATGCGGTGTTCGACGGCACAGGTGCGCCGACGACCGACTTGGTGCAAACGTTAACGATTGCCGGCTTCGCACCCGGTAATGGTGCGGCAACAGGTCAAGATGTCGAAATTGACCTCGGTGGTGCCGGTGAGTTCGGTGGCTTGACCAACTTCAACAGCGAGTTCACCGGCTTCACCGAGTTGAATCAGAACGGTCTGAAGTTCGGCAACTTCACGGGCACGACGGTCAGTGAAGAGGGCGTCGTGACGGCGGTCTTCGACAACGGCCGGCGGAAGGACATCTACCAGCTGCCGATTGCGATGTTCTCCAACTTCAACGGTCTGGAGGAGCGTTCCGGCAATGCCTACCTGCAGACCGGCGAGTCCGGTGACTTCCTGCTGACCGAGGCCGGTACCGGCGGTTCCGGTACCGTCGCGCCGTCGGCGCTGGAGCAATCCACCGTCGACCTCGCCGAGGAATTCACCCGCATGATTACCACGCAGCGGGCCTATTCCGCCTCCACCAAGGTGATCACCACCTCTGACGAGATGCTGCAGGAACTTACCCAGGCGGTCCGCTAAGCCTTTCCGCTGAAACCACGGCGGCGATGAGATGTACTGCCGCTAAACCAGCTTGCCGGCCGTTTCCTGCGACACAGGAAACGGCCGGTATTTTGGTCGTTCTCATACCAAATCAGCGATTCGTCGTGCGTTGTCCTCG
This genomic window contains:
- the flgE gene encoding flagellar hook protein FlgE, encoding MSIYGAMYSGVSGLSAQSNAMGIISDNISNVNTVGYKGSTASFQTMVTQAATKTTYTPGGVGSRPLQGVDLQGLLQGTSNATDLAISGNGMFVVNESANPNVGDDMMFTRAGEFRPDENGDLRNAAGFYLQGWPIDDDGNLPAGQQAIGSVQTVNVSNLNGLPRPTTEMSIGANLPSSQDPTDPAPHHTSTATIFDSLGASHDITFDFTKTAANDWTVRASSPDIDFGGGLGATVNVTNAVFDGTGAPTTDLVQTLTIAGFAPGNGAATGQDVEIDLGGAGEFGGLTNFNSEFTGFTELNQNGLKFGNFTGTTVSEEGVVTAVFDNGRRKDIYQLPIAMFSNFNGLEERSGNAYLQTGESGDFLLTEAGTGGSGTVAPSALEQSTVDLAEEFTRMITTQRAYSASTKVITTSDEMLQELTQAVR